A genomic window from Prunus persica cultivar Lovell chromosome G2, Prunus_persica_NCBIv2, whole genome shotgun sequence includes:
- the LOC18787256 gene encoding protein JINGUBANG, whose translation MFHQISSTLLENKRLSIPLLSASARSPTSSISSNSRSTSSEVDESPRDSGHFELQDHVKCQSPCVPFSGSFSYRSLAVLSGHVGSVSCLALCGEFILSASQGKDIIVWQQPDLRPFTKFGQGDGSVKALVTVGNKVFTAHQDSRIRVWKVSRRSENVFRLVDTLPTTKDYLGKFMKQSNYVQIRRHHKRLWIEHADSISCLAFYNGLIYSGSWDKTLKVWRISDLKCIESIKAHDDAINGLVACNGIVYSASADGKIKAWGKEGKSSHCLKGILEGHKDVSLNSVIVSEDGRWVYGGCSDGFVMGWQGSCGDVQNQIESWKLVCETKAHQMAVLSMCLMGEMLCSGSADKSIGIWKREAFGKLCKVGIISGHEGPVKCLQASPNNVGGGFMLYSGGLDKSLRVWWVPKPSNNRAEETTEEKSIILC comes from the coding sequence ATGTTTCATCAAATCAGCTCCACTCTATTGGAAAACAAACGCCTCTCAATTCCTTTGCTCTCTGCCTCAGCAAGAAGCCCTACTAGCAGCATTAGCAGCAACAGCAGAAGCACAAGCAGCGAGGTAGATGAAAGCCCGCGGGATTCAGGCCATTTCGAGCTCCAAGATCATGTCAAGTGTCAATCTCCATGTGTACCCTTTTCGGGGTCTTTCTCGTATCGATCATTGGCGGTGCTCTCTGGCCATGTAGGCTCAGTTTCATGCTTGGCCTTATGTGGGGAATTCATTCTCAGTGCTTCACAAGGCAAAGACATCATAGTGTGGCAACAGCCTGATTTGAGGCCTTTCACCAAGTTTGGACAAGGTGATGGCTCTGTCAAGGCACTTGTCACCGTTGGGAACAAGGTCTTTACAGCTCACCAGGATAGCAGGATTAGAGTTTGGAAGGTTTCACGGCGATCGGAGAATGTGTTTAGGCTTGTTGATACACTTCCCACAACTAAAGATTATTTGGGGAAGTTCATGAAGCAGAGCAATTATGTCCAAATTCGGAGACATCACAAGCGATTGTGGATCGAACACGCCGATAGTATATCTTGTTTGGCCTTCTATAACGGCTTGATTTACTCTGGATCATGGGATAAGACTCTTAAGGTGTGGAGGATCTCGGATTTGAAGTGCATAGAATCCATCAAGGCTCATGATGATGCTATTAATGGGCTGGTGGCATGTAATGGGATTGTGTATTCTGCTTCTGCAGATGGAAAAATTAAAGCTTGGGGAAAAGAGGGGAAGAGCTCACATTGtttgaagggtattttggaGGGTCATAAGGATGTTTCACTTAATTCTGTGATCGTTTCTGAGGATGGTAGATGGGTTTATGGAGGCTGTTCGGATGGGTTTGTGATGGGATGGCAAGGGAGTTGTGGTGatgttcaaaatcaaattgagAGCTGGAAGTTGGTTTGTGAAACAAAAGCACATCAAATGGCTGTTTTGTCTATGTGTTTGATGGGGGAGATGTTGTGCAGTGGCTCAGCTGATAAGAGCATTGGCATATGGAAGAGAGAGGCTTTTGGCAAGCTTTGTAAAGTTGGGATCATTAGTGGCCATGAGGGGCCAGTTAAGTGCTTGCAGGCATCACCAAATAATGTTGGTGGAGGTTTCATGTTGTATAGTGGAGGCCTTGACAAGAGCTTAAGGGTTTGGTGGGTTCCCAAGCCCTCTAATAATAGAGCAGAGGAAACCACAGAGGAAAAGTCCATCATCTTATGCTAG
- the LOC18786082 gene encoding putative disease resistance RPP13-like protein 1, whose protein sequence is MQKETMALGEIFLAAFLQLLLDRLTPRNFLNFAQKEGVGKKMKKWTTMLSAIGAVLHDAEEKQLMSEAVKLWLDDLKDLAYDVEDMLDKFSTEMFRRKAHKLHGATTSKVRSLIPRVKFNSSMNSEIKVITDRLHEISERKDKLGLNYIGTTSSKARQRSPSSSVLDGPVVGRDGDKAKILELLSRDEPSSANFHVVSIVGMAGVGKTTLAQLVFNDNDVSMKFSPKAWVSVSDDFNIVRVTRAILESITSRHCDLEEFSNIQDNLSKELAGKKFLIVLDDVWNTCDYDLWIKLQSPFRVGALGSKVIVTTRDGEVAKMMRAIEVHNLECISNDDCWRVFEQHAFLNVQPPNIELYREKIAIKCGGLPLAARTLGGLLGCKEIDEWEEILNSNLWKLSDKINILPVLNVSYHYLASSLKRCFAYCSILPNDYEFGEKQLILLWMAEGLIQQSEENKQMEDIGGEYFRELISRSLFQKSSKNNSQYVMHDLVSELARWAAGETCFRLDDSMQRRFSPKVRHMSYISGEFDGVKKLKAFFEATHLRTFLPLQLSDARRNSLTSKVNHDLLPKLQYLRVLSLNGYTITELSNSIGELKFLRYLDLSHTLILSLPESLSTLYNLQTLILENCSRLKALPTNLSNLINLRHLNISDVPLLEGMPPQLGQLANLQTLTNFVVGESHESKIREIGPLRHLKWTLHLSGLENVIDAEDARRADLISKDGLDVLALKWKYMREPKSDVLDMLRPSRKLKQLTIIGYGGLEFATWLGDPLFSNMVLIRLYNCNNCQFLPPLGKLPCLKELHIIGMPGVESVGLEFYGEGCLPFPLLHTLLFQDMQHWKEWSPCESYQGIGVFPCMTKLTIKRCPALEGRLPEDLDSLEKLEIDECENLMVSIANYKQLRNIDIHGCKGMVHSSAVEFRLLESMHLSDILKLTLRAERFMRGLSMVKDLKITGCEELTSSWQNEDRLLQHLVSLRRLLIKGNSNLVQLHHLTSLQELHIDECSNLVSFTEASLPHSLKVLTIESCPSLMYLARDQIPPSLRRIIIRRCQNLKSLVEVVMEGSLSSFPSLMQEETSCLEYLSIDICPSLTSLSSRGHLPKTLKHLLIDTCKQLESITERFEENTCLEYLCIYLCQNLKFLPEGLCNLSKIQSLLIYGCGNLVSFPIGGLPRSASNLTEISIINCDKLEALPEGINFLNSLQILRIPHFPEGGFPPYLTSLSIMNLKICRPLLEWGLHRLTSLRVLWISGEDPDLVSFPPEKEMLLPESLVQLDIIGFPNLKYLGLQFLNSLESLKIWSCPKLTSIPEEGLALSLTQLSIRECPVLEEKCKPGKGQYWPSISHIPYVWIGGRKVTTP, encoded by the coding sequence ATGCAAAAAGAAACTATGGCACTTGGAGAGATCTTTCTTGCTGCATTCCTTCAACTGCTGCTCGACCGGTTGACTCCTCGCAACTTTCTCAACTTTGCACAGAAAGAGGGTGTtggcaagaagatgaagaaatggACTACAATGTTATCTGCAATTGGAGCGGTGCTGCATGATGCGGAGGAAAAGCAACTAATGAGCGAGGCTGTGAAACTGTGGCTGGATGATCTCAAAGATTTGGCTTATGATGTGGAAGACATGTTAGACAAGTTTTCCACTGAGATGTTTCGGCGCAAGGCACATAAGCTACATGGGGCTACCACAAGTAAGGTACGAAGCTTAATTCCAAGAGTTAAATTTAACAGTAGTATGAACTCAGAAATAAAGGTGATTACTGATCGATTACATGAGATATCTGAACGAAAAGACAAGCTAGGTTTAAATTATATTGGCACAACTTCTAGTAAGGCACGCCAGAGGTCACCAAGTTCAAGTGTGTTAGATGGACCAGTTGTTGGAAGAGATGGTGATAAAGCGAAGATTCTGGAATTGCTGTCAAGAGATGAGCCTAGTTCTGCCAATTTTCATGTAGTTTCTATTGTTGGCATGGCTGGAGTTGGGAAGACAACGCTTGCTCAGCTTGTATTCAACGACAACGATGTTTCCATGAAATTCAGTCCTAAGGCATGGGTGTCCGTGTCTGATGATTTTAACATTGTTAGAGTAACAAGGGCAATTCTTGAATCAATCACGTCCCGGCACTGTGATTTGGAGGAATTCAGCAACATTCAGGATAATCTGAGCAAGGAATTAGCAGGTAAAaagtttttaattgttttagatGATGTTTGGAATACATGTGACTATGATCTATGGATCAAACTTCAGTCGCCTTTTCGTGTTGGAGCATTAGGAAGTAAGGTAATTGTGACAACACGTGATGGAGAAGTTGCAAAAATGATGAGAGCCATTGAAGTTCATAATTTGGAGTGCATATCAAATGACGATTGTTGGAGAGTGTTTGAGCAGCATGCATTCTTGAATGTACAGCCACCAAATATTGAGTTATATAGGGAGAAAATTGCTATAAAATGTGGTGGATTGCCTTTGGCCGCAAGGACTCTTGGTGGCCTTTTGGGTTGTAAAGAAATAGATGAATGGGAAGAAATACTGAATAGCAATTTGTGGAAGCTATcagataaaataaacattctgCCAGTATTAAACGTGAGCTACCATTATCTCGCATCAAGTTTGAAAAGGTGTTTTGCCTATTGCTCAATACTTCCAAATGACTATGAGTTTGGAGAGAAGCAGTTGATTCTTCTCTGGATGGCAGAGGGTTTGATTCAGCAAtctgaagaaaataaacaaatggaaGATATAGGCGGTGAGTATTTTCGTGAGCTAATATCTAGGTCATTATTTCAAAAGTCAAGTAAAAACAATTCACAATATGTAATGCATGACCTCGTTAGTGAATTGGCACGGTGGGCTGCAGGAGAAACATGTTTTAGATTGGATGATAGCATGCAACGCAGATTTTCTCCAAAGGTTCGTCATATGTCATACATCTCCGGTGAGTTTGATGGAGTTAAAAAATTGAAGGCCTTTTTTGAGGCCACTCATCTGCGAACTTTCCTACCACTTCAACTTTCAGATGCTCGGAGGAATAGCCTGACTAGCAAGGTTAATCATGATTTATTGCCAAAATTGCAATACTTGAGAGTGCTCTCTTTGAATGGCTATACAATAACTGAGCTCTCAAATTCAATTGGTGAATTGAAGTTTCTACGATACCTTGATCTTTCTCACACTCTAATACTGAGTTTGCCTGAATCATTAAGCACTCTTTACAACCTACAGACGTTGATACTAGAAAATTGTTCTCGTTTGAAGGCGCTACCGACAAACTTGAGTAATCTAATTAATCTGCGGCATCTCAACATTTCTGATGTACCCTTGTTAGAAGGCATGCCACCGCAATTAGGTCAATTGGCTAATCTGCAAACCTTGACTAATTTTGTTGTGGGCGAAAGTCATGAGTCAAAAATCAGAGAGATAGGGCCACTTCGGCATCTCAAATGGACATTGCACCTCTCAGGATTGGAGAATGTGATTGATGCTGAGGATGCAAGGAGGGCTGACTTAATTAGCAAGGACGGGCTTGATGTTTTGGCACTTAAATGGAAATACATGCGAGAACCGAAATCAGATGTGCTTGACATGTTACGACCTTCTAGAAAGCTCAAACAACTTACGATCATAGGTTATGGCGGTTTAGAATTTGCAACATGGCTGGGAGATCCTTTATTCTCTAATATGGTGCTCATAAGATTATACAATTGTAATAATTGTCAGTTCTTGCCACCACTTGGGAAATTGCCTTGTCTCAAAGAACTTCATATAATAGGAATGCCTGGAGTGGAAAGCGTGGGTCTTGAGTTTTATGGAGAGGGATGCTTGCCTTTTCCACTGTTACATACCCTTTTGTTTCAAGACATGCAACATTGGAAGGAGTGGTCTCCTTGTGAATCATATCAAGGAATTGGAGTTTTCCCTTGTATGACAAAGCTGACTATTAAACGATGCCCGGCATTGGAGGGTAGGCTACCCGAGGACCTTGATTCATTAGAAAAGCTTGAAATTGATGAGTGTGAAAATTTGATGGTTTCAATTGCCAACTACAAACAACTTCGTAATATAGACATCCACGGTTGCAAAGGGATGGTGCATTCAAGTGCAGTTGAATTTCGGTTACTAGAGTCCATGCATCTTTCAGATATTTTGAAGTTGACACTCCGAGCAGAGAGATTCATGAGAGGATTATCAATGGTTAAAGATTTAAAGATCACCGGTTGTGAGGAGCTGACGTCTTCATGGCAAAATGAGGATAGATTACTGCAACACCTAGTTTCTCTTCGTCGTTTGCTCATTAAAGGCAACTCCAACCTTGTTCAATTGCATCACTTGACATCACTTCAAGAACTTCACATAGATGAATGCTCAAATCTGGTTTCTTTTACAGAGGCTAGTTTGCCACATTCTCTTAAAGTTCTAACAATTGAGTCGTGCCCTTCTTTGATGTATCTTGCCAGAGACCAGATACCCCCAAGTCTAAGAAGAATAATTATACGAAGATGCCAAAATTTGAAATCCTTAGTGGAGGTTGTGATGGAGGGttctttgtcttcttttccttctctgatGCAAGAGGAGACATCTTGTCTTGAGTACTTGAGCATTGATATCTGTCCATCTCTGACGTCCTTATCATCCAGAGGCCATCTACCCAAGACGCTTAAACACCTTCTCATAGATACTTGTAAACAGCTGGAGTCAATAACAGAGAGGTTCGAGGAAAACACATGTCTTGAATATCTTTGCATCTATTTGTGTCAAAATCTTAAATTCTTACCAGAAGGCCTATGTAACCTCTCCAAAATTCAGTCGTTATTGATTTATGGCTGTGGAAATCTCGTTTCCTTCCCAATCGGAGGGTTGCCAAGAAGCGCCTCCAACCTGACAGAGATCAGCATTATCAATTGTGATAAACTGGAGGCTCTACCAGAAGGCATTAACTTCCTCAACTCTCTTCAGATATTGAGGATTCCTCACTTTCCAGAAGGGGGATTCCCTCCCTATCTAACATCACTTAGCATAATGAATCTCAAGATTTGTAGGCCACTGTTGGAGTGGGGTTTGCACAGACTCACATCTCTTAGAGTGTTATGGATCAGTGGTGAAGATCCAGATTTGGTGTCCTTTCCACCGGAGAAGGAGATGCTGCTCCCTGAATCGCTAGTTCAACTTGACATTATAGGCTTCCCCAATCTGAAGTACCTAGGCTTGCAGTTCCTCAACTCTCTTGAATCTCTTAAAATCTGGAGCTGTCCAAAGCTGACATCCATTCCAGAGGAAGGTCTGGCTCTTTCGCTTACACAGCTTAGTATCCGTGAGTGTCCTGTGCTAGAAGAGAAATGCAAACCAGGTAAAGGGCAGTACTGGCCCTCCATAAGCCACATCCCTTACGTATGGATTGGAGGCCGGAAGGTAACAACACCCTGA